A section of the Lutra lutra chromosome 3, mLutLut1.2, whole genome shotgun sequence genome encodes:
- the SUMO1 gene encoding small ubiquitin-related modifier 1, with protein sequence MSDQEAKPSTEDLGDKKEGEYIKLKVIGQDSSEIHFKVKMTTHLKKLKESYCQRQGVPMNSLRFLFEGQRIADNHTPKELGMEEEDVIEVYQEQTGGHSTI encoded by the exons GAGGCAAAACCTTCAACTGAGGACTTGGGGgataagaaggaaggagaatacATTAAACTCAAAGTCATTGGACAG GATAGCAGTGAGATTCACTTCAAAGTGAAAATGACAACACATCTCAAGAAACTCAAAGAATCATACTGTCAAAGACAG gGAGTTCCAATGAATTCACTCAGGTTTCTCTTTGAAGGTCAGAGAATTGCTGATAATCACACTCCAAAAGAA CTGGGAATGGAGGAGGAAGATGTGATTGAAGTTTATCAGGAACAAACAGGGGGTCACTCAACGATttag